A window of the Salvelinus sp. IW2-2015 linkage group LG3, ASM291031v2, whole genome shotgun sequence genome harbors these coding sequences:
- the ntn5 gene encoding netrin-1 isoform X1 — protein sequence MGRLDDMMFLTVSPPPSFSLSFLLLVLTFLPPSLLSHSLSHSPLSWTSPHDPCYHLDGRPRHCLSEFINAAYGVPVSAANSLRGPPDQNAVNVSSVTDLHNPYNLTCWTAQVGGSDGGDWVLTLPLGRRFEVTYISLQFCQQGEPSDPVSVSLLKSMDHGRTWRPMQHYSSDCPGRFGLQAQTVAKTRHQETEPLCSDPRPLQRHRGGMVLAFSTLDGRPSSPDFDYSPTLQDWVTATDIRVVFHQVTQSQQTKLGSSEDRGVGVALGAGAGVLRWRVGSKNKAVVGQVNGDNNAWGFVEKEMKKTEKRGRSRGEKMDKSWRRGHNKGSGGQGEDGHNVTRKDLERDTQAMDTSKRGNGKGKGRGRKREGGHHWSPCQEGGVCDWTIEGQGKDNKGRELRRRRNNNRNLQLVPPSPLISAPPIRPPLALSDLQVGGRCKCNGHASRCRHDDADRAVCVCEHHTAGADCDVCEDFYYDRPWQRATPSQPHPCVPCECNGHSSKCRFSMEVFQQSGRRSGGVCLKCRHHTAGRHCQYCQNGHTRDHGKLPNHHKACQSCQCHPMGAVGRWCNQTSGQCLCRDGVTGLKCNRCALGYKQGRSPLRPCIRIQEVATPTTPVYQPQYSVDEECVSYCQPSLVKVRMNLETYCLKDFVLKLQVRGMERSGPWWQFSVWIQTVFRTGSSSRVRKGPQALWVPDRDLGCGCPALQVGRTFLLIGAEGGRRNWGPEERRLVADRSTLALQWREHWNPKLRGFRGQDKRGRCPPKLPGGGDPHGGHSKHHYSEYTPPHLVTEKEIEVKVHPHKHSHSHTPSDSVKDMEEEAENSVALDTNNTHTQSSSHHRPGPSQSQEQQQEQTPSTSTPSLVCSTQTPV from the exons GCTCGATGACATGATGTTCCTGAccgtctcccctcccccctccttctccctctcttttctcctactAGTCCTCacttttctccctccttccctcctttcccaTTCACTCTCCCACTCCCCTCTGAGCTGGACTTCTCCCCATGACCCCTGCTACCACCTGGATGGGCGTCCGCGACACTGCCTGTCGGAATTCATCAATGCCGCCTACGGTGTCCCAGTCAGTGCCGCCAACTCCCTCCGAGGACCTCCTGACCAAAATGCTGTTAACGTCAGCTCCGTCACGGACCTCCACAACCCCTACAACCTGACCTGCTGGACAGCCCAGGTGGGAGGCTCCGACGGCGGGGATTGGGTTCTCACCCTCCCCCTGGGCCGGCGCTTTGAGGTCACTTACATCAGCCTGCAGTTCTGCCAGCAGGGGGAGCCGTCGGATCCGGTCTCCGTCTCTTTGCTCAAGTCCATGGACCACGGGCGCACCTGGAGGCCCATGCAGCATTACTCCAGCGACTGCCCCGGGAGGTTTGGGCTCCAGGCCCAGACGGTGGCCAAGACCAGGCACCAGGAGACAGAGCCTCTGTGCTCGGATCCCCGGCCCCTGCAGAGACACCGGGGGGGCATGGTGCTGGCATTCTCCACCCTGGATGGAAGGCCCTCCTCTCCAGACTTTGACTACAGCCCCACCCTGCAGGACTGGGTGACGGCCACGGACATACGGGTGGTCTTCCACCAGGTGACCCAGTCCCAGCAGACTAAGTTGGGAAGTTCGGAGGATAGGGGGGTTGGTGTGGCATTGGGAGCAGGTGCTGGGGTTCTGAGGTGGAGGGTGGGGTCGAAGAATAAAGCTGTGGTGGGTCAGGTGAATGGGGACAACAATGCTTGGGGGTTTGTGGAGAAGGAGATGAAAAAGACAGAAAAAcgagggaggagcagaggagagaaaatgGACAAATCCTGGCGGAGGGGTCACAACAAAGGGTCGGGGGGTCAGGGAGAGGATGGACACAATGTGACCCGGAAGGATTTAGAACGAGACACTCAGGCAATGGACACCTCCAAGAGAGGGAACGGTAAAGGAAAAGGGCGTGGCCGCAAAAGGGAGGGGGGCCACCATTGGAGTCCGTGCCAGGAAGGCGGCGTCTGTGATTGGACAATCGAGGGGCAGGGGAAGGACAACAAGGGGCGGGaattgaggaggaggagaaacaacAATCGGAATCTCCAGCTAGTTCCTCCCTCCCCATTGATCTCCGCCCCCCCTATCAGGCCCCCCCTGGCCCTCTCGGACCTGCAGGTGGGGGGCAGGTGTAAGTGTAACGGGCATGCCTCACGGTGTCGTCATGACGACGCGGAccgggcggtgtgtgtgtgtgagcaccacACAGCGGGGGCAGACTGCGACGTATGTGAGGACTTCTACTACGACAGGCCCTGGCAACGAGCCACGCCCAGTCAGCCACACCCGTGCGTCC CATGTGAGTGTAACGGCCACTCCTCTAAGTGTCGGTTCAGCATGGAGGTGTTCCAGCAGTCGGGCCGGCGCAGCGGTGGGGTATGTCTGAAGTGTCGGCATCACACAGCGGGACGTCACTGTCAGTACTGCCAGAACGGACACACCCGGGACCACGGCAAGCTACCCAACCACCACAAGGCTTGCCAAt cgTGTCAGTGTCACCCTATGGGTGCTGTGGGCCGCTGGTGTAACCAGACATCAGGACAGTGTTTGTGTCGGGATGGGGTAACGGGTTTGAAGTGCAACCGCTGCGCCCTTGGTTACAAACAGGGGCGCTCCCCCCTCCGGCCCTGCATCC GAATCCAGGAGGTTGCAACCCCCACCACACCTGTGTACCAACCCCAGTACAGTGTAG aTGAGGAGTGTGTATCGTATTGCCAGCCATCGCTGGTTAAAGTGAGGATGAACCTGGAGACGTACTGTCTAAAGGACTTTG tcctGAAGCTACAGGTCAGAGGGATGGAGCGTTCAGGCCCCTGGTGGCAGTTCTCCGTCTGGATCCAGACCGTGTTCCGTACGGGTTCTTCCTCCCGTGTTCGCAAGGGCCCTCAGGCACTGTGGGTTCCCGACCGTGACCTTGGCTGCGGCTGCCCCGCCCTCCAGGTGGGCCGCACCTTCCTGCTGATCGGGGCCGAGGGGGGGAGGCGGAACTGGGGCCCCGAGGAGCGGCGGCTGGTCGCCGATAGATCCACACTGGCTCTCCAGTGGAGGGAGCACTGGAATCCCAAACTGAGAGGGTTCAGGGGGCAGGACAAGAGGGGCCGCTGCCCCCCAAAATTGCCCGGGGGTGGGGACCCTCATGGGGGCCACTCGAAGCACCATTACTCAGAGTACACCCCACCTCACcttgtgacagagaaagagatagaggtcAAGGTGCACCCACACaaacattcacattcacacacaccctcAGACTCTGTGAAAGACatggaagaggaggcagagaactCTGTGGCGTTGGACACAAACAACACTCATACACAGTCCTCCTCACACCACAGACCTGGACCATCACAATCCCAGGAGCAGCAACAGGAGCAGACTCCATCCACCTCCACACCCAGTCTTGTATGTTCAACCCAGACCCCTGTCTGA
- the ntn5 gene encoding netrin-1 isoform X2 produces MMFLTVSPPPSFSLSFLLLVLTFLPPSLLSHSLSHSPLSWTSPHDPCYHLDGRPRHCLSEFINAAYGVPVSAANSLRGPPDQNAVNVSSVTDLHNPYNLTCWTAQVGGSDGGDWVLTLPLGRRFEVTYISLQFCQQGEPSDPVSVSLLKSMDHGRTWRPMQHYSSDCPGRFGLQAQTVAKTRHQETEPLCSDPRPLQRHRGGMVLAFSTLDGRPSSPDFDYSPTLQDWVTATDIRVVFHQVTQSQQTKLGSSEDRGVGVALGAGAGVLRWRVGSKNKAVVGQVNGDNNAWGFVEKEMKKTEKRGRSRGEKMDKSWRRGHNKGSGGQGEDGHNVTRKDLERDTQAMDTSKRGNGKGKGRGRKREGGHHWSPCQEGGVCDWTIEGQGKDNKGRELRRRRNNNRNLQLVPPSPLISAPPIRPPLALSDLQVGGRCKCNGHASRCRHDDADRAVCVCEHHTAGADCDVCEDFYYDRPWQRATPSQPHPCVPCECNGHSSKCRFSMEVFQQSGRRSGGVCLKCRHHTAGRHCQYCQNGHTRDHGKLPNHHKACQSCQCHPMGAVGRWCNQTSGQCLCRDGVTGLKCNRCALGYKQGRSPLRPCIRIQEVATPTTPVYQPQYSVDEECVSYCQPSLVKVRMNLETYCLKDFVLKLQVRGMERSGPWWQFSVWIQTVFRTGSSSRVRKGPQALWVPDRDLGCGCPALQVGRTFLLIGAEGGRRNWGPEERRLVADRSTLALQWREHWNPKLRGFRGQDKRGRCPPKLPGGGDPHGGHSKHHYSEYTPPHLVTEKEIEVKVHPHKHSHSHTPSDSVKDMEEEAENSVALDTNNTHTQSSSHHRPGPSQSQEQQQEQTPSTSTPSLVCSTQTPV; encoded by the exons ATGATGTTCCTGAccgtctcccctcccccctccttctccctctcttttctcctactAGTCCTCacttttctccctccttccctcctttcccaTTCACTCTCCCACTCCCCTCTGAGCTGGACTTCTCCCCATGACCCCTGCTACCACCTGGATGGGCGTCCGCGACACTGCCTGTCGGAATTCATCAATGCCGCCTACGGTGTCCCAGTCAGTGCCGCCAACTCCCTCCGAGGACCTCCTGACCAAAATGCTGTTAACGTCAGCTCCGTCACGGACCTCCACAACCCCTACAACCTGACCTGCTGGACAGCCCAGGTGGGAGGCTCCGACGGCGGGGATTGGGTTCTCACCCTCCCCCTGGGCCGGCGCTTTGAGGTCACTTACATCAGCCTGCAGTTCTGCCAGCAGGGGGAGCCGTCGGATCCGGTCTCCGTCTCTTTGCTCAAGTCCATGGACCACGGGCGCACCTGGAGGCCCATGCAGCATTACTCCAGCGACTGCCCCGGGAGGTTTGGGCTCCAGGCCCAGACGGTGGCCAAGACCAGGCACCAGGAGACAGAGCCTCTGTGCTCGGATCCCCGGCCCCTGCAGAGACACCGGGGGGGCATGGTGCTGGCATTCTCCACCCTGGATGGAAGGCCCTCCTCTCCAGACTTTGACTACAGCCCCACCCTGCAGGACTGGGTGACGGCCACGGACATACGGGTGGTCTTCCACCAGGTGACCCAGTCCCAGCAGACTAAGTTGGGAAGTTCGGAGGATAGGGGGGTTGGTGTGGCATTGGGAGCAGGTGCTGGGGTTCTGAGGTGGAGGGTGGGGTCGAAGAATAAAGCTGTGGTGGGTCAGGTGAATGGGGACAACAATGCTTGGGGGTTTGTGGAGAAGGAGATGAAAAAGACAGAAAAAcgagggaggagcagaggagagaaaatgGACAAATCCTGGCGGAGGGGTCACAACAAAGGGTCGGGGGGTCAGGGAGAGGATGGACACAATGTGACCCGGAAGGATTTAGAACGAGACACTCAGGCAATGGACACCTCCAAGAGAGGGAACGGTAAAGGAAAAGGGCGTGGCCGCAAAAGGGAGGGGGGCCACCATTGGAGTCCGTGCCAGGAAGGCGGCGTCTGTGATTGGACAATCGAGGGGCAGGGGAAGGACAACAAGGGGCGGGaattgaggaggaggagaaacaacAATCGGAATCTCCAGCTAGTTCCTCCCTCCCCATTGATCTCCGCCCCCCCTATCAGGCCCCCCCTGGCCCTCTCGGACCTGCAGGTGGGGGGCAGGTGTAAGTGTAACGGGCATGCCTCACGGTGTCGTCATGACGACGCGGAccgggcggtgtgtgtgtgtgagcaccacACAGCGGGGGCAGACTGCGACGTATGTGAGGACTTCTACTACGACAGGCCCTGGCAACGAGCCACGCCCAGTCAGCCACACCCGTGCGTCC CATGTGAGTGTAACGGCCACTCCTCTAAGTGTCGGTTCAGCATGGAGGTGTTCCAGCAGTCGGGCCGGCGCAGCGGTGGGGTATGTCTGAAGTGTCGGCATCACACAGCGGGACGTCACTGTCAGTACTGCCAGAACGGACACACCCGGGACCACGGCAAGCTACCCAACCACCACAAGGCTTGCCAAt cgTGTCAGTGTCACCCTATGGGTGCTGTGGGCCGCTGGTGTAACCAGACATCAGGACAGTGTTTGTGTCGGGATGGGGTAACGGGTTTGAAGTGCAACCGCTGCGCCCTTGGTTACAAACAGGGGCGCTCCCCCCTCCGGCCCTGCATCC GAATCCAGGAGGTTGCAACCCCCACCACACCTGTGTACCAACCCCAGTACAGTGTAG aTGAGGAGTGTGTATCGTATTGCCAGCCATCGCTGGTTAAAGTGAGGATGAACCTGGAGACGTACTGTCTAAAGGACTTTG tcctGAAGCTACAGGTCAGAGGGATGGAGCGTTCAGGCCCCTGGTGGCAGTTCTCCGTCTGGATCCAGACCGTGTTCCGTACGGGTTCTTCCTCCCGTGTTCGCAAGGGCCCTCAGGCACTGTGGGTTCCCGACCGTGACCTTGGCTGCGGCTGCCCCGCCCTCCAGGTGGGCCGCACCTTCCTGCTGATCGGGGCCGAGGGGGGGAGGCGGAACTGGGGCCCCGAGGAGCGGCGGCTGGTCGCCGATAGATCCACACTGGCTCTCCAGTGGAGGGAGCACTGGAATCCCAAACTGAGAGGGTTCAGGGGGCAGGACAAGAGGGGCCGCTGCCCCCCAAAATTGCCCGGGGGTGGGGACCCTCATGGGGGCCACTCGAAGCACCATTACTCAGAGTACACCCCACCTCACcttgtgacagagaaagagatagaggtcAAGGTGCACCCACACaaacattcacattcacacacaccctcAGACTCTGTGAAAGACatggaagaggaggcagagaactCTGTGGCGTTGGACACAAACAACACTCATACACAGTCCTCCTCACACCACAGACCTGGACCATCACAATCCCAGGAGCAGCAACAGGAGCAGACTCCATCCACCTCCACACCCAGTCTTGTATGTTCAACCCAGACCCCTGTCTGA
- the LOC111953898 gene encoding active breakpoint cluster region-related protein-like, producing the protein MSSLYELEEWREAIHKLTGDNIETVPPDLLTLTSSCVKLRMTQQPPLHSILPQSEEESLCGTLSVAIHSACGLQQPASVYVCLEVDGFEFYESQAQTHSSVSSLSPHWDQEFSFQVDGAQNLRVLVVLQPEVGKSCEGRVLGKTSMQLDPALLQKRWRRQTVSLGQVVVTLSLKYYPHPLDRPSLAPAQQQRIFCMPIGAVAQQEGVLVPHVVRCCVEEVERRGMEEVGIYRLSAATSDINNLKTAFNTSLREAVSRLRCVDVNAVSGILKLYFRELPEPLIPTELFQSFTKALDIPDLSSRSVSMLSLLQSCPSVNQNTFLFLLHHLKRVSDRQDVNKMPLMNLATVFGPSLLRPPVAVLGQSSPPVDISQEVVVQVQVVYSYLQCDNLPAAQTCIPHDTATTEED; encoded by the exons ATGTCATCTCTGTATGAactagaggagtggagagaggccATCCACAAACTCACCGGAGATA ACATAGAAACGGTTCCTCCAGATCTGCTCACCTTGACCAGCTCCTGTGTCAAACTGAGAATGACCCAACAGCCTCCCCTACACAGCATACTGCCTC aaAGTGAGGAGGAGTCTCTATGTGGGACTCTCAGTGTAGCCATTCACTCTGCCTGTGGATTACAACAGCCAGCCA gtgtgtatgtgtgtttggagGTGGATGGCTTTGAGTTCTATGAGAGCCAAGCCCAGACCCATTCCTCTGTCAGCAGCCTCAGCCCTCACTGGGACCAG GAGTTCTCATTCCAGGTGGATGGGGCTCAGAACCTCAGGGTgctggttgtgttacagccagaggTAGGAAAGAGCTGTGAGGGCCGAGTCCTTGGCAAGACCTCCATGCAg CTGGACCCAGCCCTCCTACAGAAGCGATGGAGGAGACAGACCGTATCTCTAGGCCAGGTGGTTGTGACTCTGTCTCTAAAGTACTACCCTCACCCTCTAGACCGGCCCAGTCTGGCCCCCGCCCAGCAACAGCGCATCTTCTGCATGCCCATTGGAGCTGTGGCACA ACAGGAGGGAGTCCTGGTGCCACATGTGGTGCGTTGCTGtgtagaggaggtggagaggagaggaatggaggaggtgggCATCTACAGGCTATCAGCAGCTACCAGTGACATCAACAACCTCaagactgccttcaacacca gtctgcgTGAGGCAGTGTCCAGGTTGAGGTGTGTAGATGTGAATGCTGTCTCAGGTATACTGAAGCTCTACTTCAGAGAACTCCCTGAACCTCTCATACCAACAGAACTGTTCCAGAGCTTCACCAAGGCGTTGG ACATCCCAGACCTGAGCTCCAGGAGTGTGTCCATGTTGTCTCTGCTCCAGTCCTGTCCCTCCGTCAACCAAAACAccttcctgttcctcctccaccacctcaaacg AGTGTCAGATAGACAGGATGTGAACAAGATGCCTCTAATGAACCTGGCCACTGTGTTTGGTCCCAGTCTACTGCGCCCCCCTGTGGCTGTTCTGGGGCAGAGCAGCCCGCCAGTGGACATTTCTCAGGAGGTGGTGGTGCAG GTCCAGGTTGTGTATTCCTACCTGCAGTGTGACAACCTGCCAGCAGCCCAGACCTGCATACCACATGACACAGCGACCACTGAGGAGGATTAG
- the LOC139023203 gene encoding active breakpoint cluster region-related protein-like, with protein MDPTNLRLNTPFEALLYKLLDRITKTTLVLHDLLKHTPRRMVTTRAAGGSETVPELPVWGQRGSQCKQEVTLSRGMRRQLMRDGFVVDVCEGGVTFAISSCTLTCCCAPNSRAGPKVSRPSTGSVGTCL; from the exons ATGGACCCGACAAATCTAAGACTGAATACACCTTTTGAGG CTCTCCTATACAAGCTTCTGGACAGAATCACCAAGACAACCTTAGTGCTGCAT GACCTGTTGAAGCACACTCCCAGACGCATGGTGACCACCCGTGCTGCTGGAGGCTCTGAGACTGTCCCAGAGCTTCCTGTCTGGGGTCAACGAGGGTCACAGTGCAAACAAGAGGTCACCCTAAGCAGGGGCATG cgGCGTCAGCTGATGCGTGATGGCTTCGTGGTGGATGTGTGTGAGGGGGGCGTAACCTTTGCCATCTCTTCCTGTACACTGACCTGCTGCTGTGCACCAAACTCAAGGGCGGGGCCCAAGG TAAGCAGGCCCAGTACAGGTTCTGTTGGTACCTGCCTCTAG
- the LOC111980728 gene encoding active breakpoint cluster region-related protein-like — translation MELFKEAVDYLETQHIPVEAAGGTGPDPLEDDVFQEEDVFSPLQTDSMDLPDTPVLRTREEMLVRRLMVLRTVVDSEKIYLNELETLLMPMKALKATAGTSQPVLSSQQVQSVFYQVPELRDLHRDFYTCLRDRLGPLGPQIHPETDPGQRPGKEQGQMGFQLTVGDLFLKIVSQLGVYRGFIDNYESAVEIVRRCTQTDQRFRILAEVRFRVLSGVSFRILAGVVSEY, via the exons ATGGAGCTATTCAAGGAGGCAGTGGATTACCTTGAGACACAGCATATCCCAg tggaggctgctggtgGTACAGGGCCTGATCCATTGGAGGATGATGTGTTCCAAGAGGAGGATGTGTTCTCCCCCctccagacagacagcatggACCTGCCCGACACCCCC GTCCTGCGTACTCGGGAAGAGATGCTGGTTAGGAGGCTCATGGTCCTGAGAACGGTCGTGGACAGTGAGAAGATCTACCTCAATGAGCTAGAGACACTGTtaatg CCTATGAAGGCCTTGAAGGCCACAGCAGGGACGTCTCAGCCAGTTCTATCCAGCCAGCAGGTCCAATCTGTGTTCTATCAGGTGCCTGAGCTCAGAGACCTGCACAGAGACTTCTACACTTGCCTGAGGGACCGCCTGGGGCCGCTGGGGCCACAAATACACCCAGAGACAGACCCGGGGCAGAGGCCGGGGAAAGAGCAGGGCCAAATGGGCTTCCAACTAACTGTTGGAGACCTCTTCCTTAAGATT gtgagccAGCTAGGTGTGTATCGTGGTTTCATAGATAACTATGAGAGTGCTGTGGAGATCGTGAGGAGGTGTACTCAGACTGACCAGCGCTTCAGAATACTGGCTGAGGTAAGATTCAGAGTACTGTCCGGGGTAAGCTTCAGAATTCTGGCCGGGGTAGTTTCAGAATACTAG